The Indicator indicator isolate 239-I01 chromosome 18, UM_Iind_1.1, whole genome shotgun sequence genome includes a region encoding these proteins:
- the SQSTM1 gene encoding sequestosome-1 isoform X1, which produces MAALTVKAYLLGKEEAAREIRRFSLPPPARYQAIYDRIAELFQGLLRAGPPAAFRMHYKDEDGDLIAFSTDEELEMAMPYVQDGVFRVYVKEKKECRREHRSQCSQEPARDMVHPNVICDGCEGPVVGARFKCTVCPDYDLCSSCEGKGIHKEHNMVMFQSPLLNPFEWLPRGRWLRKMRHGVPPFPWMHCWGYPGSAAPCQNSEQAQTSAAPSSQPAAEEASTNSQPQDPNVTFLKNVGESVAAFLSPLGIEVDIDVEHGGQRSKVTPACSNQEKSTAEPSSSTPNQNVQTKPDWNSTDAVTEVKGVVEQIQDMVIDPVPKQVGDDSFQSQEHSESSSSSGGDEDWTHLSSKEVDPSTGELQSLQMPETDGPSSLDVSQESSQPGPTGLREAALYPHLPPEADPRLIESLSQMLSMGFSDEGGWLTRLLQTKNCDIGAALDAIQYSKQPPHL; this is translated from the exons ATGGCGGCGCTGACAGTCAAAGCCTACCTGCTGGGCAAGGAGGAGGCGGCCCGCGAGATCCGCCGCTTCTCTCTGCCGCCGCCCGCCCGCTACCAGGCCATCTATGACCGCATCGCCGAACTCTTCCAGGGGCTGCTGCGGGCCGGGCCGCCGGCCGCCTTCCGCATGCACTACAAGG ATGAAGACGGGGATCTGATTGCGTTTTCCACCGACGAGGAGCTGGAGATGGCGATGCCATACGTGCAGGACGGTGTCTTTCGTGTTTACGTCAAAG AGAAAAAGGAGTGCAGGCGGGAGCACCGCTCGCAGTGCAGCCAGGAGCCTGCCCGCGACATGGTGCACCCCAACGTGATCTGTGATGGCTGTGAAGGACCTGTGGTGGGCGCCAGGTTCAAGTGCACTGTCTGCCCGGACTAcgacctctgcagctcctgcgaGGGGAAGGGCATCCACAAGGAGCACAACATGGTCATGTTTCAGAGCCCACTGCTAAATCCGTTTGAG TGGCTTCCCCGGGGACGCTGGCTCCGTAAAATGCGGCATGGGGTTCCACCCTTCCCTTGGATGCACTGCTGGGGATATCCTGgatctgcagctccctgccagaacTCGGAACAAGCCCAAACCAGTGCTGCACCCTCCAGTCAACCTGCTGCAGAAG AAGCTTCTACTAACAGCCAGCCTCAGGACCCCAATGTCACCTTCTTAAAGAATGTTGGGGAGAGTGTTGCAGCTTTTCTGAGCCCCCTGG GTATTGAAGTTGATATTGATGTGGAGCATGGAGGACAGAGAAGTAAAGTGACTCCTGCTTGTTCCAATCAAGAGAAGAGCACTGCTGAGCCAAGCAGTAGTACTCCTAACCAAAACGTCCAGACCAAACCAGACTGGAATAGCACAGATGCTGTGACAGAAGTAAAGGGTGTTGTAGAGCAGATACAAGACATGGTGATAGATCCTGTGCCTAAACAAGTGGGAGATGACAGCTTCCAGTCCCAG gaacACAGTGAGTCCAGCAGTTCATCAGGGGGTGATGAAGACTGGACCCACCTATCTTCCAAAGAAGTGGATCCTTCCACAGGTGAACTCCAGTCTCTGCAAATGCCAGAGACAGATGGTCCCAGCTCTCTGGATGTATCCCAGGAGTCTTCCCAACCAGGACCTACAGGACTGCGAGAAGCTGCACTCTatccacatctcccaccag AAGCAGACCCTCGCCTCATTGAATCCCTGTCCCAGATGCTCTCCATGGGCTTCTCTGATGAGGGTGGCTGGCTCACTCGCCTGCTGCAGACAAAGAACTGTGACATCGGGGCAGCGCTAGATGCCATCCAGTATTCCAAGCAGCCACCTCACTTGTAG
- the SQSTM1 gene encoding sequestosome-1 isoform X2 → MAALTVKAYLLGKEEAAREIRRFSLPPPARYQAIYDRIAELFQGLLRAGPPAAFRMHYKDEDGDLIAFSTDEELEMAMPYVQDGVFRVYVKEKKECRREHRSQCSQEPARDMVHPNVICDGCEGPVVGARFKCTVCPDYDLCSSCEGKGIHKEHNMVMFQSPLLNPFEWLPRGRWLRKMRHGVPPFPWMHCWGYPGSAAPCQNSEQAQTSAAPSSQPAAEGIEVDIDVEHGGQRSKVTPACSNQEKSTAEPSSSTPNQNVQTKPDWNSTDAVTEVKGVVEQIQDMVIDPVPKQVGDDSFQSQEHSESSSSSGGDEDWTHLSSKEVDPSTGELQSLQMPETDGPSSLDVSQESSQPGPTGLREAALYPHLPPEADPRLIESLSQMLSMGFSDEGGWLTRLLQTKNCDIGAALDAIQYSKQPPHL, encoded by the exons ATGGCGGCGCTGACAGTCAAAGCCTACCTGCTGGGCAAGGAGGAGGCGGCCCGCGAGATCCGCCGCTTCTCTCTGCCGCCGCCCGCCCGCTACCAGGCCATCTATGACCGCATCGCCGAACTCTTCCAGGGGCTGCTGCGGGCCGGGCCGCCGGCCGCCTTCCGCATGCACTACAAGG ATGAAGACGGGGATCTGATTGCGTTTTCCACCGACGAGGAGCTGGAGATGGCGATGCCATACGTGCAGGACGGTGTCTTTCGTGTTTACGTCAAAG AGAAAAAGGAGTGCAGGCGGGAGCACCGCTCGCAGTGCAGCCAGGAGCCTGCCCGCGACATGGTGCACCCCAACGTGATCTGTGATGGCTGTGAAGGACCTGTGGTGGGCGCCAGGTTCAAGTGCACTGTCTGCCCGGACTAcgacctctgcagctcctgcgaGGGGAAGGGCATCCACAAGGAGCACAACATGGTCATGTTTCAGAGCCCACTGCTAAATCCGTTTGAG TGGCTTCCCCGGGGACGCTGGCTCCGTAAAATGCGGCATGGGGTTCCACCCTTCCCTTGGATGCACTGCTGGGGATATCCTGgatctgcagctccctgccagaacTCGGAACAAGCCCAAACCAGTGCTGCACCCTCCAGTCAACCTGCTGCAGAAG GTATTGAAGTTGATATTGATGTGGAGCATGGAGGACAGAGAAGTAAAGTGACTCCTGCTTGTTCCAATCAAGAGAAGAGCACTGCTGAGCCAAGCAGTAGTACTCCTAACCAAAACGTCCAGACCAAACCAGACTGGAATAGCACAGATGCTGTGACAGAAGTAAAGGGTGTTGTAGAGCAGATACAAGACATGGTGATAGATCCTGTGCCTAAACAAGTGGGAGATGACAGCTTCCAGTCCCAG gaacACAGTGAGTCCAGCAGTTCATCAGGGGGTGATGAAGACTGGACCCACCTATCTTCCAAAGAAGTGGATCCTTCCACAGGTGAACTCCAGTCTCTGCAAATGCCAGAGACAGATGGTCCCAGCTCTCTGGATGTATCCCAGGAGTCTTCCCAACCAGGACCTACAGGACTGCGAGAAGCTGCACTCTatccacatctcccaccag AAGCAGACCCTCGCCTCATTGAATCCCTGTCCCAGATGCTCTCCATGGGCTTCTCTGATGAGGGTGGCTGGCTCACTCGCCTGCTGCAGACAAAGAACTGTGACATCGGGGCAGCGCTAGATGCCATCCAGTATTCCAAGCAGCCACCTCACTTGTAG
- the MRNIP gene encoding MRN complex-interacting protein, which produces MAAAGGGSAPRFWVLRCCFCRRFQVQQAKRSGKWSCCVCGQRQTVQKIYGQGSGRDCRHHVQKLNLLQGEAEEAIGWTSWGTEDSVDDSKNVAAQCEDSLVQQEGRAEVSRWSKYLDKENEDEEEEATTERQQFCSQRKNTVEGQRKHQKGFLLSDGQEHAEENGVFQLACQAKKRRKCLAAVPDRDDGDAVSEDTLVPALCESVLPEETTQTSTAGTKPSKWDKFLSYSDSSGKHAARAPLPPQEGSGRLGLHSITAPDADMASRCSEQTGRTLPPGTGFQFKKCVVSTQQLASKLPGPVEPSTSDEFDDDL; this is translated from the exons atggcggcggcgggcggcggtTCGGCGCCGCGGTTCTGGGTGCTGCGCTGCTGCTTCTGCCGCCGCTTCCAGGTGCAGCAG GCCAAGCGGAGCGGGAAGTGGAGCTGCTGCGTCTGCGGCCAGCGGCAGACAGTGCAGAAG ATTTACGGCCAAGGGTCTGGCCGGGACTGCAGGCACCACGTCCAAAAATTAAACTTGCTGCAgggtgaggcagaggaagcaaTTGGCTGGACATCTTG GGGCACAGAAGACTCTGTAGATGACAGCAAAAATGTAGCAGCCCAATGTGAAGACAGTTTGGTACAGCAG GAGGGAAGGGCAGAAGTCAGTCGCTGGAGTAAATATCTGGACAAGGAGaatgaagatgaggaggaagaggcaacTACAGAAAGGCAGCAGTTCTGTTCCCAGAGGAAGAACACTGTGGAGGGACAGAG GAAACACCAGAAGGGCTTTCTCCTCAGTGATGGTCAGGagcatgcagaagaaaatggagTTTTCCAGCTTGCCTGCCAAGCCAAAAAG cGCAGGAAATGCTTGGCAGCAGTACCTGATCGAGATGATGGAGATGCAGTTTCTGAAGACACATTGGTTCCTGCTCTCTGTGAGTCTGTACTGCCTGAGGAGACTACACAAACCTCAACTGCTGGTACAAAGCCCTCCAAGTGGGACAAATTCCTGTCCTATTCTGACAGCTCTGGCAAACATGCTGCCAGGGCCCCCCTGCCACCACAGGAGGGCAGTGGAAGGTTGGGGCTACACAGCATCACTGCACCAGATGCTGATATGGCCAGTAGGTGCTCAGAACAAACTGGAAGAACTCTACCTCCAGGTACAGGTTTTCAGTTTAAGAAGTGTGTTGTTAGCACTCAGCAGCTTGCCTCAAAACTGCCTGGCCCTGTGGAGCCCAGCACCA GTGATGAGTTTgatgatgatctctga